From a region of the Chitinophaga caseinilytica genome:
- a CDS encoding DNA polymerase III subunit alpha: protein MYLNCKSWFSLRYGTIRTDELVSVAKAHGITSLALTNINATTDAWMFVQECMQQDIKPVLGLECRNGSAFRYILLAKDMEGWLTINRFLSRHLQTGEPYPDRAPYLPNTFVIYAWGAFPLTSLAEHELMGVRPRELNRLFRTDTRQHAGKLVILQPFSFQNEESQRLHRVLRAVDNNLLISQLPPEEVAGTDECFIPPFQLLEHFKEFPHIVRNTLRVMEECQLHFTFGQHLNKKRFTHSRDGDRQLLRDLAYEGMEYRYGTGNAEARQRIDKELLIVDQQDFNAYFLITWDIVRYARHRDFFHVGRGSGANSIIAYCLGITNVDPIALDLYFERFLNPHRTSPPDFDIDFSWRDRDEIFDYIFRKYTSEHTALLGTVATFQTNAIVRELGKVYGLPKGEIDKILENPYQVKLGEDSVHQRIIRYGRMLDRFPNHLSIHAGGVLISEAPIHQYCATHMPPKGLSTAQLDMHLAEAIGLHKFDILSQRGLGHIRDTLDIIKENRGVEIDIHDVKTFMEDTRVRDALRNVQTIGCFYIESPAMRQLLRKLRCDDYITLVAASSIIRPGVAQAGMMRQYVLNFHRPEEVEYLHPIMKTLLGETYGVMVYQEDVIKVAHHYANLDLADADTLRRAMAGKYRGQQNFEKIKNLFFDNCEKLGRPRAVSEEVWRQIASFANFSFSKAHSASFAVESYQSLYLKTYFPAEFMVAVINNFGGFYNRELYFRELRKTGARIHPPCVNHSDYLTNIKGNEVHVGFIHVEKLEQSWMESVLEERRMNGRFAGMEDFVDRTQPGAAQLEILVRIGAFHFTKETKKNLLWKSAALLRKETAGPARPGLFQEPSHNWALPALSYHEHEDAFDEIELLGFPLSSPFDVLQHDQRAYMPVAELENHLGQHVTMLGNLVTLKHVYTSKQEPMCFGTFLDRNGDFLDTVHFPDSLRRYPFQKSGFYILEGKVIEEFGVYSLDVFRMRKIGYFEGKAKETGTVSVQLRSV from the coding sequence ATGTACCTGAATTGCAAATCCTGGTTCAGCCTGCGGTACGGCACGATCCGGACGGACGAGCTCGTTTCCGTGGCCAAAGCGCACGGCATCACATCGCTGGCGCTCACGAACATCAATGCCACTACCGACGCGTGGATGTTCGTGCAGGAATGCATGCAGCAGGACATCAAGCCCGTCCTGGGCCTGGAATGCCGCAACGGATCGGCGTTCCGGTATATTTTACTGGCGAAGGACATGGAAGGATGGCTGACCATCAACCGGTTTTTATCGCGCCATTTGCAGACCGGCGAACCCTATCCCGACCGCGCGCCATATCTGCCAAATACCTTCGTCATCTATGCCTGGGGAGCGTTTCCGCTGACGTCCCTGGCGGAACACGAACTGATGGGGGTCCGTCCGCGGGAGCTGAACCGGCTCTTCCGTACGGATACCCGCCAACATGCCGGAAAGCTCGTTATTCTCCAACCCTTTAGCTTTCAAAATGAAGAATCCCAGCGGTTGCACCGCGTGCTCCGGGCGGTAGACAACAACTTGCTGATCAGCCAGTTGCCGCCAGAAGAAGTAGCCGGAACGGACGAGTGTTTCATCCCGCCGTTCCAGCTACTGGAGCATTTCAAGGAATTCCCGCACATCGTCCGCAATACGCTCAGGGTGATGGAGGAATGCCAGCTGCACTTCACGTTCGGCCAGCATTTGAATAAAAAACGGTTTACGCATAGCCGGGACGGCGACCGTCAGCTGCTCCGCGACCTCGCTTACGAAGGGATGGAATACCGGTACGGGACGGGAAATGCGGAGGCGAGGCAGCGGATCGACAAAGAGCTCCTCATCGTGGACCAACAGGATTTTAACGCGTATTTCCTCATTACCTGGGACATTGTGCGGTACGCGCGGCACAGGGATTTTTTCCATGTGGGCCGGGGAAGCGGCGCCAATTCCATCATTGCGTATTGCCTGGGCATTACGAATGTAGACCCCATCGCGCTGGACCTTTATTTCGAGCGGTTCCTCAATCCGCACCGCACATCGCCACCGGATTTCGATATCGATTTTTCGTGGCGCGACCGCGATGAGATTTTCGATTACATTTTCAGGAAATATACTTCGGAACATACGGCGCTTTTGGGAACGGTGGCTACCTTCCAAACGAACGCCATTGTGCGGGAATTGGGAAAAGTGTACGGATTGCCGAAAGGCGAAATCGACAAAATCCTCGAAAACCCTTACCAGGTGAAGCTTGGGGAAGACAGTGTTCACCAGCGCATTATCCGGTATGGCCGCATGCTCGACCGTTTCCCGAACCATCTGAGCATCCATGCGGGCGGGGTGCTGATCAGCGAAGCGCCCATCCATCAATATTGCGCCACGCATATGCCCCCGAAAGGACTGAGCACCGCGCAGCTGGACATGCACCTGGCCGAGGCGATCGGGCTGCATAAGTTCGACATTCTCAGTCAACGCGGCCTCGGCCATATCCGCGATACACTGGATATTATTAAAGAAAACCGGGGCGTGGAGATCGATATCCACGACGTTAAAACCTTTATGGAAGATACGCGCGTCCGCGATGCGTTGCGGAACGTGCAGACGATCGGGTGTTTTTATATCGAATCGCCTGCTATGCGGCAACTGCTGCGCAAGTTGCGTTGCGACGATTACATCACGCTGGTGGCCGCCAGTTCCATTATCCGGCCGGGCGTGGCGCAGGCTGGGATGATGCGGCAATATGTATTGAATTTTCACCGGCCGGAGGAAGTGGAATACCTTCATCCGATCATGAAAACCTTGCTGGGAGAGACGTATGGCGTGATGGTCTACCAGGAAGACGTGATCAAGGTGGCGCATCACTACGCCAATCTCGACCTGGCAGACGCGGATACTTTGCGGCGCGCCATGGCGGGGAAGTACCGCGGCCAGCAGAATTTCGAGAAGATCAAAAACCTGTTTTTCGATAATTGTGAAAAGCTCGGCCGGCCGAGGGCCGTCAGCGAAGAAGTCTGGCGGCAGATCGCAAGCTTTGCGAATTTTTCGTTCTCCAAAGCGCATTCGGCCAGTTTTGCGGTGGAAAGTTACCAGAGTTTATACCTCAAAACTTACTTTCCGGCGGAGTTCATGGTGGCCGTGATCAACAATTTCGGCGGATTTTACAACCGCGAGCTGTATTTCCGGGAGCTGCGGAAAACGGGCGCCCGCATCCATCCGCCCTGCGTCAATCATAGTGATTACCTGACCAATATCAAAGGGAACGAGGTGCATGTCGGGTTCATCCATGTGGAGAAGCTGGAACAATCCTGGATGGAATCGGTGCTGGAGGAGCGGCGGATGAACGGGCGGTTCGCGGGGATGGAGGATTTCGTGGACCGTACGCAGCCGGGTGCCGCGCAACTGGAAATCCTCGTTCGCATCGGGGCGTTTCATTTCACGAAGGAAACGAAGAAAAACCTGTTGTGGAAAAGTGCGGCATTACTCCGCAAGGAAACCGCCGGCCCCGCGCGACCAGGGCTTTTCCAGGAACCTTCGCACAACTGGGCGCTGCCGGCACTTTCGTACCACGAGCACGAAGATGCGTTCGACGAGATCGAATTGCTGGGATTCCCGCTTTCCTCTCCTTTCGACGTGCTGCAGCACGATCAGCGTGCGTACATGCCCGTGGCGGAACTGGAAAATCACCTCGGTCAACATGTAACCATGCTCGGCAACCTCGTAACGCTGAAACATGTGTACACTTCGAAGCAGGAGCCCATGTGCTTCGGCACTTTCCTCGACCGTAACGGCGATTTCCTTGACACGGTGCATTTTCCCGACAGCCTGCGGCGGTACCCGTTCCAGAAAAGCGGGTTCTATATCCTGGAAGGAAAAGTGATCGAGGAATTCGGCGTGTATTCGCTGGACGTTTTCCGGATGCGGAAGATCGGGTACTTCGAAGGCAAAGCGAAGGAAACCGGGACCGTCAGTGTGCAATTGCGTTCCGTGTGA
- the dinB gene encoding DNA polymerase IV, producing MLLDGQRTIAHFDLDCFFVSVECLKDHSLKGKPLLVGGKSDRAVVAACSYEARTFGIHSAMPMKMALRLCPHAIVRSGDFEEYSHFSREVTDIIAGSAPLYEKSSIDEFYLDLTGMDKYFGSLKWTSELRQQIMHKTHLPISLGLASNKMVSKVATNEAKPNGQLSIPFGQEKGFLAPMPVEKIPMVGKETAAQLRRRGVETVKTLSEIPVGLLEAWLGKNGISLWNKANGIDESPVVPFHEQKSISTESTFPQDTIDLGFMHSELVRMTEKIGFELRQQNRLTGCVTVKIRYSDFETVTKQLSIPYSSSDHVLLGHVKQLFTKLYDRRLLVRLIGIRFSNLVSGNYQISLFDDTADMISLYQAIDSIKSQFGWQYLMRGSSSSGNFEQQLQPFQKETFIMKRRYPGH from the coding sequence ATGTTGTTAGACGGCCAACGAACGATCGCGCATTTCGACCTGGACTGCTTTTTCGTATCGGTCGAATGCCTGAAGGACCATAGCCTGAAAGGCAAGCCCCTGCTGGTGGGCGGTAAGAGCGACCGCGCCGTGGTGGCGGCTTGCAGCTACGAAGCCCGTACTTTCGGCATCCACTCCGCCATGCCCATGAAAATGGCCCTGCGGCTTTGTCCGCATGCGATCGTCCGCAGCGGGGATTTTGAAGAATACAGCCATTTTTCGCGGGAAGTGACCGATATCATCGCCGGCTCCGCCCCGCTGTACGAAAAATCGTCGATCGATGAATTTTACCTGGACCTGACAGGGATGGACAAATATTTCGGCTCCCTCAAATGGACGTCCGAGCTCCGCCAGCAGATCATGCACAAAACGCACCTGCCCATTTCCCTGGGCCTGGCGTCGAACAAAATGGTGTCGAAAGTGGCCACCAACGAAGCCAAGCCCAATGGACAGCTTTCCATCCCTTTCGGACAGGAAAAAGGTTTCCTGGCGCCCATGCCCGTCGAAAAAATTCCCATGGTGGGCAAGGAAACGGCGGCGCAACTGCGGCGGCGCGGGGTGGAAACGGTAAAAACGCTTAGCGAGATCCCGGTAGGATTGCTGGAGGCGTGGTTGGGGAAAAACGGCATTTCATTGTGGAACAAAGCCAATGGGATCGATGAATCGCCCGTAGTGCCTTTCCATGAACAGAAATCCATCTCCACGGAATCGACTTTCCCGCAAGACACGATCGACCTGGGTTTTATGCACAGCGAACTGGTGCGGATGACGGAAAAGATCGGGTTCGAGCTCCGGCAGCAAAACCGGCTTACAGGCTGTGTTACGGTCAAAATACGGTATTCGGATTTCGAAACGGTGACCAAACAATTGAGCATCCCGTATTCGTCCAGCGATCATGTGCTGCTGGGCCACGTCAAACAACTGTTTACCAAGCTGTACGACCGGCGGCTGTTGGTACGGCTAATCGGGATCCGGTTCAGCAACCTCGTTTCGGGGAATTACCAGATCAGTCTTTTCGACGATACGGCGGATATGATTTCGCTGTACCAGGCGATCGACAGTATCAAATCGCAGTTCGGGTGGCAATACCTGATGCGCGGCAGTAGCAGCAGCGGCAATTTCGAGCAGCAGCTACAGCCGTTCCAGAAAGAAACATTTATTATGAAACGACGATATCCCGGACACTGA
- a CDS encoding SdpI family protein has protein sequence MKHTDYVKEFLLLALLLGPMVYLALIWNQLPASIPTNFNINGEADGVVRKSEFLLLMIFLFFTNALLYALFRYIPKRETWDETPDEFRAYMREYYRIRFRIHIYLAVFTAIVIFLISRGKEIFVEKWVFVGVGLLIAALGVFLRHLKPNYFVGVRTPWTLASDAIWTETHHMAGRLWLYAGIVIMVAGMFLPVISGVFLFIFAAMALAALPYIYSYRLFYKTQG, from the coding sequence ATGAAACACACGGATTATGTCAAAGAGTTCCTGCTGCTGGCACTGTTGTTAGGGCCGATGGTTTACCTGGCACTGATCTGGAACCAGCTTCCCGCCAGCATACCCACCAATTTCAATATAAACGGCGAGGCCGATGGTGTGGTGAGAAAAAGTGAGTTTTTGCTCCTGATGATTTTCCTCTTTTTTACGAACGCGTTGCTGTACGCGCTGTTCCGCTATATTCCGAAGCGGGAGACGTGGGACGAGACGCCCGACGAGTTCAGGGCGTATATGAGGGAATATTACCGCATCCGTTTCCGGATACATATATATCTGGCGGTGTTTACGGCGATCGTGATCTTCCTTATTTCGCGCGGCAAAGAGATTTTCGTGGAAAAATGGGTGTTTGTGGGGGTAGGATTGCTGATTGCGGCGCTGGGCGTCTTTTTGCGGCACCTGAAACCGAACTATTTCGTGGGGGTGCGCACGCCGTGGACGCTGGCGAGCGATGCGATCTGGACGGAAACGCACCATATGGCGGGGCGTTTGTGGCTGTATGCGGGGATCGTGATCATGGTGGCGGGCATGTTCCTGCCGGTGATCAGCGGGGTGTTCCTGTTTATTTTCGCGGCAATGGCGCTGGCGGCGCTGCCTTACATTTATTCTTACCGGTTGTTTTATAAAACACAGGGCTGA
- a CDS encoding XRE family transcriptional regulator codes for MSTVCRNLKYLRKQKGWTQQEFADRLNIKRSLLGAYEEERAEPRTEVLEQVSDMFRVSIDDLLRRDLSSQKETFLERRRQQKLGGTSRQNVVFVPVKAAAGYLAGFNDEEFIEELNTFTLPMLGAGQYRAFEIAGDSMLPTPSGSVVVCHKVDGWEDIRNNEAYIVVTNREGIVYKRVLKSNRSKAKVTLASDNPMYDPYSVNMDEVLEIWAADAVIQKMGQQHKMSVNHLAGMVNQLQEQVSMLKKQMKN; via the coding sequence ATGTCTACTGTTTGCCGAAATCTTAAATACCTGCGCAAGCAAAAGGGCTGGACGCAGCAGGAATTCGCGGACCGTCTCAACATCAAGCGTTCGTTATTGGGGGCATATGAGGAAGAGCGGGCGGAGCCGCGGACGGAAGTGTTGGAGCAGGTGAGCGATATGTTCCGTGTATCGATCGACGATCTGTTGCGGCGTGATCTGAGTTCCCAGAAGGAAACTTTCCTGGAGCGCAGGCGCCAGCAGAAGTTGGGTGGTACCAGCCGTCAGAATGTGGTGTTCGTTCCGGTAAAAGCGGCCGCGGGTTATCTGGCGGGCTTTAACGATGAGGAGTTCATCGAGGAGTTGAATACGTTTACGTTACCCATGTTGGGCGCGGGCCAGTACCGTGCTTTCGAGATCGCGGGCGATTCGATGCTGCCGACGCCTTCGGGGTCGGTAGTGGTTTGCCACAAAGTGGATGGTTGGGAAGATATCCGTAATAACGAGGCGTATATCGTGGTGACGAACCGCGAGGGCATCGTATACAAGCGGGTGTTGAAGAGCAACCGTTCGAAAGCGAAGGTGACCCTGGCGTCCGACAACCCCATGTACGATCCTTATTCCGTGAATATGGACGAAGTGTTGGAAATCTGGGCGGCGGATGCGGTGATCCAGAAAATGGGTCAGCAGCACAAAATGAGCGTGAACCACCTGGCCGGCATGGTAAATCAGTTGCAGGAGCAGGTGAGCATGCTGAAAAAGCAGATGAAGAATTGA
- a CDS encoding VOC family protein, whose protein sequence is MITECAATIFQVSDLAAATVFYTETLGFTLDFEFGSVVGLHHGNVFIHLSGPASQGNKKAIGEGHMYIFCDEVDDYFAEIAAKGADAFIPPADRPYGVRDFAVKDPDGNILAFGKSIAPEN, encoded by the coding sequence ATGATTACAGAATGCGCAGCTACCATTTTTCAGGTCAGCGATCTCGCGGCCGCCACCGTGTTTTACACCGAAACGCTGGGGTTTACGCTGGACTTTGAATTCGGCAGCGTAGTGGGGCTCCATCATGGCAACGTATTCATTCACCTTTCCGGCCCCGCATCTCAGGGAAACAAAAAGGCGATAGGCGAGGGACATATGTACATCTTTTGCGACGAAGTGGACGATTATTTCGCGGAGATCGCCGCGAAAGGAGCGGATGCATTCATTCCGCCGGCAGACAGGCCCTACGGTGTGCGCGACTTTGCCGTCAAAGATCCGGACGGAAATATCCTCGCTTTCGGAAAGAGCATCGCTCCCGAAAACTGA
- the pdeM gene encoding ligase-associated DNA damage response endonuclease PdeM codes for MEDIRYEFKGGHWRLSAGKAVYWEEERALIVADLHVGKAAHFRKAGIGVPANIVQEDLFRLQQLITKYNPERLIVVGDMFHSSANNEVQYFRIWRNQFPHIRFELVTGNHDIMDPGVYASLGIDLMESLRVDGIYFVHDPKDRLPDNGETYAVSGHIHPGVWMVGYGKQRLRLPCFYFGPEGAILPAFSVFTGLYSLEPAADASVFVIGGNGIFKV; via the coding sequence TTGGAAGACATTCGGTACGAGTTCAAAGGCGGACACTGGCGGCTTTCCGCCGGAAAGGCAGTGTATTGGGAAGAAGAACGGGCGCTGATCGTGGCAGACCTGCATGTGGGAAAGGCGGCGCATTTCCGGAAAGCGGGAATTGGTGTGCCGGCGAACATCGTGCAGGAAGACCTTTTCCGATTGCAGCAGCTCATCACGAAGTACAACCCCGAGCGGCTAATCGTAGTGGGCGATATGTTCCACAGTTCAGCAAATAATGAAGTGCAGTATTTCCGGATTTGGCGCAACCAATTTCCGCACATCCGGTTCGAGCTGGTGACGGGAAACCATGATATTATGGACCCGGGGGTCTATGCATCTTTAGGGATCGATTTGATGGAGTCGCTGCGGGTGGATGGAATATATTTCGTGCACGATCCGAAAGACAGGCTGCCGGATAACGGGGAAACGTATGCCGTTTCGGGACATATACACCCGGGGGTATGGATGGTGGGATACGGCAAACAGCGGTTACGGCTGCCTTGTTTTTATTTTGGGCCGGAGGGCGCGATCCTTCCGGCGTTCAGCGTGTTCACGGGACTGTATTCCCTGGAGCCCGCGGCGGACGCATCAGTTTTCGTGATCGGGGGGAATGGGATTTTCAAGGTTTGA
- a CDS encoding DEAD/DEAH box helicase: protein MKQTPGWQAIEQWLGAKGLAPFAFQEEAWEHYLQGRSGLVNAPTGFGKTFSLFLGTVIRWINEHPKDYRSRTGNGLRLMWITPLRALAKDIGRAMEEALRELDVPWAVGIRSGDTPLSVREKQKRNMPEVLIITPESLHILIAQKEYPKRFEHLETIVADEWHELLGSKRGVMTELGISRLRGLRPDLRIWGISATIGNLDEALDVLLGNLPGERVIVRADVHKAIEVESILPDEIEKYPWAGHMGLRLLHKVIPVIMESNTTLLFTNTRGQSEIWYHQILKECPELAGAIALHHGSIDAELRIWVEEALHTGILKLVVCTSSLDLGVDFRPVDTVIQVGSPKGVARFLQRAGRSGHRPDAVSRIWFLPTHSLELVEAAALKDAMAENLIESRMPVVLAYDVLLQYLMTLGVSEGFNAEEIKNEVLSTFCFREMTEEEWNWSLSFLVSGGEALQVYDEYHKLHLVGDRYYCTSKQQAMRHRLHIGTIVSDAMLKVRYLAGGYVGVIEEYFISRLTPGDSFRLSGHNLEFVMIKDMTVLVRKSKSKKASSPVGTVAGCRFPPIWAKCSAGNSTKPCRARRTSPKSRYFSHCSSFSNCFRTFRAKMSCSWNKSRRKTDTIYSYIRSKGGWSMK, encoded by the coding sequence ATGAAACAAACACCCGGCTGGCAAGCGATCGAACAGTGGCTGGGAGCGAAAGGACTGGCGCCTTTCGCCTTCCAGGAAGAAGCATGGGAACATTACCTCCAGGGCCGCTCCGGCCTGGTAAATGCCCCCACGGGCTTCGGCAAGACTTTTTCCTTATTCCTCGGCACCGTTATCCGCTGGATCAATGAGCACCCGAAAGATTACCGGTCGCGCACCGGCAATGGTCTCCGCCTCATGTGGATCACCCCCTTGCGGGCGCTGGCCAAAGACATCGGCCGTGCCATGGAGGAAGCCCTCCGGGAGCTCGACGTACCCTGGGCCGTAGGGATCCGAAGCGGCGACACGCCCCTCAGCGTCCGGGAAAAACAGAAGCGCAACATGCCCGAAGTGCTCATCATCACGCCGGAATCCCTCCACATCCTCATCGCCCAGAAAGAATATCCCAAGCGGTTCGAACACCTCGAAACCATCGTGGCCGACGAATGGCACGAGCTCCTGGGCAGCAAGCGCGGCGTAATGACCGAGCTCGGCATCAGCCGGCTCCGCGGCCTCCGCCCCGATCTCCGCATCTGGGGCATTTCCGCGACTATCGGCAACCTCGACGAGGCGCTGGACGTTCTGCTCGGCAACCTCCCCGGCGAACGGGTCATCGTTCGGGCAGACGTGCACAAGGCCATCGAAGTGGAATCCATATTGCCCGACGAGATCGAAAAATACCCCTGGGCCGGGCATATGGGGCTGCGCCTCCTCCACAAAGTGATCCCCGTCATCATGGAAAGCAACACCACATTGCTTTTCACCAATACCCGCGGACAATCGGAAATATGGTACCACCAAATCCTCAAGGAATGCCCTGAGCTGGCAGGCGCCATCGCGCTGCACCACGGCTCTATCGACGCAGAACTTCGCATCTGGGTGGAAGAAGCCCTGCACACCGGGATCCTCAAACTGGTGGTATGTACCTCCAGTCTCGACCTGGGCGTGGACTTCCGGCCGGTAGACACCGTTATCCAGGTAGGCAGCCCGAAAGGCGTTGCGCGTTTCCTGCAACGCGCCGGCCGAAGCGGGCACCGGCCCGATGCCGTCAGCCGGATATGGTTCCTCCCCACCCATTCCCTCGAACTGGTGGAGGCCGCTGCGTTGAAAGACGCCATGGCGGAAAATCTCATCGAAAGCCGGATGCCGGTCGTGCTGGCGTACGATGTGCTGCTGCAATACCTCATGACACTCGGCGTGTCGGAGGGTTTCAACGCGGAAGAGATCAAAAACGAAGTGCTATCCACATTCTGTTTCCGGGAAATGACGGAAGAGGAATGGAACTGGAGCCTGTCGTTCCTCGTATCCGGCGGCGAAGCACTGCAGGTCTATGACGAATACCATAAACTCCACCTCGTTGGCGATCGCTATTACTGCACAAGCAAGCAACAGGCCATGCGCCATCGCCTGCACATCGGCACCATCGTGAGCGACGCCATGTTGAAAGTCCGGTACCTCGCGGGCGGTTATGTCGGTGTCATCGAAGAATATTTCATTTCGCGGCTCACGCCCGGCGATAGCTTCCGGCTGAGCGGCCATAACCTTGAGTTCGTCATGATCAAAGACATGACGGTACTGGTCCGCAAATCGAAATCGAAAAAAGCATCGTCCCCAGTTGGAACGGTGGCCGGATGCCGCTTTCCGCCAATTTGGGCAAAATGCTCCGCCGGAAATTCCACGAAGCCATGTCGGGCCAGGCGCACGAGCCCGAAATCACGATACTTCAGCCATTGTTCGAGCTTCAGCAACTGCTTTCGCACATTCCGCGCGAAAATGAGCTGCTCATGGAACAAATCCAGACGGAAGACGGATACCATCTATTCGTATATCCGTTCGAAGGGCGGCTGGTCCATGAAGTGA
- a CDS encoding NCS2 family permease, translating to MAYLCLMRDFFRLHEHGTTVRQELLAGLTTFSTMAYILAVNPMILSKTGMDFNALITATALAAAIGTLVMGLYARLPVGLAPGMGLNAFFAYTIVLGMGYSWQFALTAVFLEGIIFIFLSLFHIREAIINTIPENLKHAISVGIGLLIALIGMANAGIIETGMRHVGDGKLDGVILKMGHITSAGPLIALLGLIVSAVLMYKKVNAALLLGILIATLAGIPLGLTVWPEHGIMSLPPSISPIAFQLEFDKIFSMDMVVILFTLLMVNLFDTVGTLIGLCSKAGLLDSRGRIPRAKQALFADAVGTTAGALLGTSVVTAYVESASGIASGGRTGLTAVTVAGMFLLALFFAPLFAMIPAAATAPALIIVGMLMMGAVVKINFDDVTEAIPAFLAIVMMPYTYSIAEGIVFGMLSYVLLKVFTGKFREISSVMYVLSVLFVLSFMLQ from the coding sequence ATGGCCTACCTTTGCCTTATGCGCGATTTCTTTCGTTTACACGAACACGGTACAACTGTCAGGCAGGAACTGCTGGCGGGTTTGACTACTTTTTCGACCATGGCGTATATCCTGGCCGTCAACCCCATGATCCTGTCCAAAACCGGGATGGATTTCAACGCGCTCATCACCGCCACCGCCCTCGCCGCCGCCATCGGCACGCTGGTGATGGGATTATATGCGCGGTTGCCGGTGGGGCTTGCTCCAGGGATGGGCCTTAATGCTTTCTTCGCCTACACCATTGTGCTGGGAATGGGCTACAGTTGGCAATTTGCGCTAACGGCCGTTTTCCTGGAAGGCATCATTTTCATTTTCCTGTCGCTCTTTCACATTCGGGAAGCCATCATCAACACCATCCCCGAGAACCTCAAGCACGCCATATCTGTGGGGATTGGACTATTGATCGCGCTGATCGGTATGGCCAATGCCGGAATTATCGAAACGGGCATGCGGCATGTGGGAGATGGCAAGCTGGACGGGGTCATCCTGAAAATGGGGCACATTACGAGCGCGGGGCCGCTCATTGCCTTACTCGGATTGATCGTCAGTGCTGTATTAATGTACAAAAAAGTCAATGCAGCGTTGTTGCTGGGGATCCTCATCGCCACGCTGGCCGGCATCCCGCTGGGTTTGACCGTCTGGCCGGAACACGGCATCATGAGCTTGCCGCCGAGTATATCACCGATCGCCTTCCAACTGGAATTCGACAAGATATTTTCGATGGATATGGTCGTTATCCTGTTTACTTTACTGATGGTCAATCTGTTCGATACAGTTGGGACACTCATTGGCCTCTGCAGCAAAGCCGGATTGCTCGACAGCCGCGGCCGCATCCCCCGGGCCAAGCAAGCCCTGTTCGCCGACGCAGTGGGTACCACAGCGGGAGCATTATTAGGCACCAGCGTAGTTACGGCGTATGTAGAAAGCGCCAGTGGCATCGCTTCGGGCGGGAGAACGGGGTTAACGGCCGTGACGGTGGCGGGAATGTTCCTCCTGGCGCTGTTCTTCGCGCCGCTGTTTGCTATGATCCCCGCCGCGGCCACGGCACCTGCGCTCATTATCGTAGGGATGCTGATGATGGGGGCGGTCGTAAAAATCAATTTCGATGACGTGACGGAAGCGATCCCCGCGTTCCTGGCCATTGTCATGATGCCATATACCTACAGCATTGCGGAAGGGATCGTTTTCGGGATGCTGTCGTATGTTTTGCTGAAGGTCTTCACCGGAAAATTCCGTGAGATCAGCTCGGTGATGTATGTGCTTTCCGTTCTGTTCGTGCTGAGTTTTATGTTGCAATAA